From one Pontibacillus sp. HMF3514 genomic stretch:
- a CDS encoding SEC-C metal-binding domain-containing protein codes for MTQQFLDKIHPYILSNDPHVQNFVLRIIDEGHLGNEETFLLALEANDRSEPRALFNNIIPRTKNIPIGEKGFRALLERMKKNDANYDWYKERVLKCSAEHFHTFRSELEEFFTPEMVNVYAKLPEQNVEEMYENLELITYSLEKEYDDTMFKYGKKVIENMVQRNILSNSEITETVRKCIQKDEFDFEGLLHLYAAGIAKCTDLIPDIAPFIYDGNEEEYAVDLIVEALKRMGTDEVVEHVKPLITKGFHPIGVLEAIKTKTAEEALLSGFDQVNGIMEKTSIAEALCFQLSTEGIPKVEHLIETGYDTQMLLLEEVLYPNLVINKIDHPKLDKWKVLLDKENAPEKEEQMHREIQAKFEEFKKQKANNQATQPIKSTKVGRNDPCPCGSEKKYKKCCGK; via the coding sequence ATGACTCAACAATTTTTAGATAAAATTCATCCTTATATCTTGAGTAACGATCCACATGTTCAAAATTTTGTTCTTCGTATTATTGATGAAGGACATCTTGGTAATGAAGAGACATTCCTTCTAGCGCTAGAAGCTAACGATCGTAGTGAACCGAGAGCATTATTTAATAATATTATCCCTAGGACGAAAAACATTCCGATTGGTGAAAAAGGATTCAGAGCTTTGCTAGAACGGATGAAGAAAAATGATGCGAATTATGATTGGTATAAAGAACGTGTATTAAAATGTAGCGCTGAGCACTTTCACACATTTCGTTCAGAGCTAGAAGAGTTTTTTACACCTGAAATGGTTAATGTTTATGCAAAACTGCCTGAACAAAATGTAGAAGAGATGTACGAGAACCTCGAGCTTATCACGTACTCTTTAGAAAAAGAATACGACGATACAATGTTCAAATACGGGAAAAAAGTCATTGAAAACATGGTCCAACGAAATATTTTATCGAACTCCGAGATTACAGAAACCGTGCGTAAATGTATTCAAAAAGATGAGTTTGATTTTGAAGGCCTTCTCCATCTTTATGCAGCTGGAATTGCTAAATGCACAGATTTGATTCCTGATATTGCACCTTTCATCTATGATGGAAATGAAGAAGAATACGCAGTGGATTTAATCGTTGAAGCATTAAAGCGTATGGGGACAGATGAAGTGGTTGAACACGTAAAGCCACTTATCACAAAAGGCTTCCACCCCATTGGTGTTCTAGAAGCAATCAAAACAAAAACCGCAGAGGAAGCACTTTTATCTGGTTTTGACCAAGTAAACGGAATCATGGAAAAAACCTCGATTGCTGAGGCCTTATGCTTTCAACTCTCCACTGAAGGCATTCCAAAAGTAGAACACCTTATCGAGACCGGTTATGATACTCAAATGCTTTTACTAGAAGAAGTGTTATACCCAAACCTTGTCATCAATAAGATCGATCACCCAAAACTCGATAAATGGAAAGTACTTTTAGATAAAGAAAACGCTCCTGAAAAAGAGGAGCAGATGCATAGAGAGATTCAAGCAAAATTTGAGGAGTTTAAGAAACAAAAAGCAAATAACCAGGCTACTCAACCAATAAAGAGCACAAAAGTTGGGCGCAATGACCCATGCCCTTGTGGTAGTGAGAAGAAATATAAGAAGTGTTGTGGTAAGTGA
- a CDS encoding DEAD/DEAH box helicase has translation MIDLSTSEVLERSGWLMYKRGAQYFQDGAVSNISTYRPTGKGTHIVAEVEGSRNTTYEVQLVFTERGMYQTGSCSCPAYADGITPCKHMIAVMLETIERFTNHTTVWSKKDRSAQDQEESGPTQPSSYQINTASSFVDQLMDQITNDDENLVPAAKEPLYIQFELSKVHSDARRSETVELSMKAGTSRLYVVKDPADFIDAWKQQKQLYFTQNFTYDPSQQIISEEDAAVMDQLYPLVKSQQWFDENPYFRSPASSGKSISLPNHFIKEVFPLLENCDAATVKVNSKEMPFEVIHDTFPEQFHLSKEGMYYTLSIKDNGFLGHTVGDSPYFSKHNKLYKLNESLHQNVIPLYNHLKQHTRNNQFFTREHIEQMAGTLFPILEAYGLLEMDSSISENMVRHQCEPILELKKDEQALQANLHFRYGDEQIHPFQQGRSKEDQIISRNMKKERQIMSLIEQANFHWNGEVLSLVNGQDLGRFFYNILPELEQRAEVVKDPEVDEMFNDIPSEIPLKFDVDENYGWFEVRFPTDDLSDEDIANLFKSLQQKESYHQLHNGKVLQLEDDAWSDARNLFEKLEIQSNDIQDGVMHLPKYHALQMDEAKGVTQSEAFRELVESIKHPEIANETPPDELQADLREYQIQGFQWMRALAKHGFGGILADEMGLGKTLQGLAFILAGRKDKPEAHPYLVVAPSSLIYNWKKEAEKFAPSLNVRVISGSKAERRTQMENLEGVDLCITSYPLIRRDTDLYMPYVFQGLLLDEAQSFKNHASQTYKAIRGIRSEQAFGLTGTPVENRAEELWSLFSIVMPGLLYDRKSFKGLDQGIIQKKISPFVLRRTKKEVLTELPDKIESVRYTELTKEQRQLYVGYLNEIQAKTKSQLKTQGFQKSRMQILSDLTRLRQLCCHPSLFVENYEGESGKLEELRAFIREASENGQRMLIFSQFTTMLGLIAKVVEEEGLTYFYLDGNTPSESRVEMSGRFNEGEKDIFLISLKAGGTGLNLTGADTVVLYDLWWNPAVEQQAADRAHRIGQKNSVQVVKMVAQGTIEEKIQALQEKKQNLFDNLIKSGQTNLNSLSEEDIKEILSL, from the coding sequence ATGATAGATCTTTCTACATCAGAAGTTTTGGAGCGTAGTGGTTGGTTGATGTATAAGCGTGGAGCTCAGTATTTTCAGGACGGTGCTGTGTCTAATATCTCGACTTATCGACCTACTGGCAAAGGAACCCATATTGTGGCTGAGGTCGAAGGCAGTCGAAACACAACATACGAGGTGCAGCTGGTCTTTACAGAACGTGGGATGTATCAAACGGGTTCCTGCTCATGCCCTGCTTATGCAGATGGCATCACACCTTGCAAGCATATGATCGCCGTAATGCTTGAGACGATTGAACGCTTTACAAACCACACAACTGTATGGAGTAAAAAAGATAGATCAGCTCAAGACCAAGAAGAGTCAGGACCAACACAACCTTCTAGCTATCAAATCAACACCGCTTCATCTTTTGTCGATCAACTAATGGATCAGATTACAAATGATGATGAAAATTTGGTTCCGGCAGCAAAAGAACCCCTTTATATTCAATTTGAGCTCAGCAAAGTACATTCTGATGCAAGACGTAGCGAAACTGTAGAGTTATCTATGAAAGCTGGTACGTCACGCCTGTATGTAGTAAAAGATCCTGCAGACTTCATTGATGCGTGGAAGCAGCAAAAACAACTATACTTCACGCAAAATTTCACCTACGACCCGAGTCAACAAATCATCTCTGAAGAGGATGCAGCTGTTATGGATCAGCTTTATCCCCTTGTGAAAAGTCAGCAATGGTTCGATGAAAACCCTTATTTCCGAAGCCCAGCATCATCAGGAAAATCGATATCCCTTCCAAATCATTTTATAAAAGAGGTTTTTCCGTTATTGGAGAATTGTGATGCTGCGACAGTAAAAGTAAACTCAAAAGAAATGCCTTTTGAAGTCATCCATGACACGTTTCCTGAACAGTTTCATCTTTCAAAGGAAGGAATGTATTATACGCTATCGATCAAGGACAATGGGTTTCTTGGACATACAGTCGGAGATTCGCCCTACTTTAGTAAGCACAATAAGCTATACAAACTAAATGAGAGCTTACATCAAAATGTGATTCCTTTATATAACCATTTAAAGCAGCACACGAGAAACAATCAGTTTTTCACACGTGAACACATTGAGCAGATGGCTGGAACGCTTTTCCCTATTTTAGAGGCTTACGGCTTGCTTGAGATGGATTCGTCGATTAGCGAAAACATGGTCCGCCACCAATGTGAGCCAATCTTGGAACTGAAAAAAGATGAGCAGGCGCTTCAGGCGAACCTTCACTTCCGTTATGGTGATGAGCAGATCCACCCTTTTCAACAAGGACGTAGCAAAGAGGATCAAATCATCTCTCGTAATATGAAAAAAGAGCGTCAAATTATGAGCCTGATCGAACAAGCGAACTTTCACTGGAATGGCGAAGTATTGTCTCTAGTAAACGGGCAAGATTTAGGGCGCTTTTTCTACAACATTTTGCCTGAGCTTGAACAGCGAGCAGAAGTTGTTAAAGATCCGGAAGTGGATGAGATGTTCAATGATATTCCATCTGAGATCCCACTTAAATTCGATGTGGATGAGAATTATGGATGGTTTGAGGTACGCTTCCCTACTGATGATCTATCAGATGAGGATATTGCAAATCTCTTTAAATCGTTACAGCAAAAAGAATCCTACCATCAGCTTCATAACGGAAAAGTGTTACAGTTGGAGGATGATGCGTGGAGTGACGCCCGTAATCTTTTTGAAAAACTAGAGATTCAGTCGAATGATATCCAGGATGGCGTCATGCATTTACCGAAATACCATGCTCTGCAGATGGATGAGGCAAAAGGTGTAACGCAAAGTGAGGCGTTCCGTGAGCTAGTTGAGTCTATCAAACACCCAGAAATTGCGAACGAAACACCACCAGATGAACTCCAGGCAGACTTACGTGAATATCAGATACAAGGATTCCAATGGATGCGTGCTCTCGCAAAACACGGGTTCGGCGGTATTTTAGCTGATGAAATGGGACTTGGTAAAACCTTACAAGGTCTAGCTTTTATCCTGGCGGGTCGAAAAGATAAACCGGAAGCTCACCCTTACCTTGTGGTCGCTCCCTCTTCTCTCATTTATAACTGGAAGAAGGAAGCAGAAAAATTCGCACCTTCCTTGAACGTCCGTGTCATATCCGGTTCGAAGGCGGAGCGTCGTACACAGATGGAGAACCTTGAAGGTGTAGACTTATGCATCACATCGTATCCATTAATTCGTCGGGATACAGACCTGTATATGCCTTACGTGTTCCAAGGACTTCTGTTAGATGAAGCTCAATCGTTTAAAAACCATGCATCCCAAACCTATAAAGCAATCCGTGGCATCCGCTCTGAGCAAGCTTTTGGTCTAACAGGTACGCCTGTTGAAAACCGTGCTGAAGAGCTATGGTCACTATTTTCGATTGTGATGCCAGGGTTGTTGTATGACCGAAAATCGTTTAAAGGTCTAGATCAAGGGATCATTCAGAAAAAAATCTCGCCGTTTGTGCTGCGCCGAACGAAGAAAGAGGTTTTAACAGAACTGCCTGATAAGATCGAATCTGTGCGCTATACCGAGCTGACAAAAGAACAGCGTCAGCTCTATGTCGGCTACTTGAACGAAATTCAGGCTAAGACAAAATCACAGCTAAAAACACAAGGCTTCCAAAAGAGCCGCATGCAGATTTTGAGTGATTTAACGCGCTTACGTCAGCTGTGTTGTCACCCGTCCTTATTCGTGGAAAACTACGAAGGGGAATCTGGTAAGTTGGAAGAATTACGCGCCTTTATTCGAGAAGCGAGTGAAAATGGCCAGCGCATGCTCATCTTCTCCCAGTTCACAACCATGCTTGGCTTGATCGCCAAAGTCGTGGAGGAAGAAGGCTTAACGTACTTCTATCTCGATGGAAATACACCTTCTGAATCCCGTGTTGAAATGTCCGGCCGCTTTAACGAAGGGGAAAAAGATATCTTCTTGATTTCCTTGAAAGCTGGTGGAACTGGACTGAACTTAACAGGTGCAGATACAGTTGTCTTATATGACTTATGGTGGAACCCAGCTGTAGAACAACAAGCAGCCGACCGTGCTCACCGTATTGGGCAAAAGAATTCGGTGCAAGTTGTGAAGATGGTCGCACAAGGTACGATTGAAGAAAAGATTCAAGCCTTGCAGGAAAAGAAACAGAACCTGTTTGATAACTTGATTAAGTCAGGTCAGACGAACTTGAATTCTCTTTCTGAAGAGGATATTAAGGAGATTTTATCGTTGTAG
- a CDS encoding DUF2252 domain-containing protein, which yields MPQNAEERIHNTKTYLRKQTIHTILEQFDGTIMGLSKTDRKAKYNKMKQDPFSFFRGSAYLFYYDVMNMPFTYHTPEDKPTWIMGDLHFDNFSAFQNENGDIVFDVDDFDEGYLGSYLYDVLRMVVSIRLFAEQQGFDKESQEEFVEKFCKAYRKQLKNFQEGEEDPVTTQFTVDNTKSAIKKALKKLEERKATHELEKQTVVDDEGNRAFDRDHTKLQSVSKNEYSELQKIWNQYLESIAEESFQDDDHYEIKDIVKKKGAGIGSTGLKRFYILIEGQHDNEHHDDIILEAKEARTPIPAYFFPYDEQFWKSHKHQGERVITTQQAMHHMSDPYLGYFTMKGRDYYVRERSPYEKDLKEKHLEDFKSVKQTVKTMGKVAAKIHARADVDLEHDILNYHSEEEILNVIGDDKEGFIKEMQVWSEFYKERVVEDHALFNEWLKEYFYNK from the coding sequence ATGCCGCAAAATGCTGAAGAACGCATTCATAACACGAAGACCTATTTACGCAAACAGACGATTCATACGATTTTGGAACAATTTGATGGAACGATTATGGGGTTAAGCAAAACAGATCGAAAAGCAAAATATAACAAAATGAAGCAGGATCCGTTTAGCTTTTTCCGTGGCAGTGCGTATTTATTTTATTACGACGTCATGAATATGCCATTTACGTACCACACGCCTGAGGACAAACCGACATGGATTATGGGTGACCTTCATTTTGATAACTTTAGTGCTTTCCAAAATGAGAATGGTGATATCGTTTTTGACGTTGATGACTTTGACGAAGGGTACTTAGGTTCTTACTTATATGATGTTCTACGTATGGTTGTAAGTATTCGATTATTTGCTGAGCAACAAGGTTTTGACAAAGAGTCTCAAGAAGAGTTCGTCGAGAAATTTTGTAAAGCCTACCGTAAGCAATTGAAGAATTTCCAAGAAGGCGAAGAGGATCCAGTAACGACACAATTCACAGTAGACAATACAAAAAGCGCCATTAAGAAGGCATTGAAAAAGCTTGAAGAGCGCAAGGCAACACATGAATTAGAGAAACAAACAGTCGTGGATGATGAAGGAAATCGTGCATTTGATCGTGATCATACAAAACTACAATCCGTTTCGAAAAATGAGTATAGTGAGCTTCAAAAAATCTGGAATCAGTATCTCGAGAGTATCGCAGAGGAAAGCTTTCAAGATGATGATCACTATGAAATCAAGGATATAGTGAAGAAGAAAGGTGCAGGTATCGGCTCTACTGGGTTGAAGCGCTTCTATATTTTAATTGAAGGTCAGCATGATAATGAGCATCATGATGATATTATTTTAGAAGCAAAAGAAGCTCGAACGCCAATTCCAGCTTACTTCTTCCCATATGACGAGCAATTTTGGAAATCGCACAAGCATCAAGGTGAGCGCGTAATCACGACCCAACAGGCAATGCACCATATGTCCGATCCTTATTTAGGCTACTTTACGATGAAAGGTCGCGACTACTATGTGCGTGAGCGTTCTCCTTATGAAAAAGACTTAAAGGAGAAGCATTTGGAGGACTTCAAATCAGTGAAGCAGACCGTAAAAACTATGGGTAAAGTCGCTGCCAAAATTCATGCCCGTGCCGATGTGGATCTTGAGCATGATATTCTGAATTATCACAGTGAAGAAGAGATTCTAAATGTGATCGGTGATGATAAAGAAGGATTCATTAAGGAGATGCAAGTGTGGTCTGAATTCTATAAGGAACGAGTAGTGGAGGACCATGCTCTGTTTAATGAATGGTTGAAAGAGTATTTTTATAATAAATAA